Proteins from one Thioflavicoccus mobilis 8321 genomic window:
- the recD gene encoding exodeoxyribonuclease V subunit alpha: MSDDLRRLLETGRLAPLGYYFARFVARGSGVGEGSLLALSAALVSQRNLQGDVCVDLAEQVGRPLFENEIETEIGNDADGAESVAIPLGPALDSWLAELATSPWVGGPGAEAPLILDGHRLYLGKYWHFEQQVAAALLARLEWVAELDRARLTEGLARLFDDAPAGEIDWQRVAAAVAVGRRFAVISGGPGTGKTTTVVKVLALLLEQDPHQRIALAAPTGKAAARLTEAVRGRKGGLALDAAVLARIPEEASTIHRLLGFGRDGGPRYGRENPLPLDCLVVDEASMLDLPLTARLLAALPAHARLILLGDRDQLASVEAGNVLGDITGHGQEIRYGPAQVEALDALGAAPAGRLRQVSAQDSAPRPVADAVGLLRVSHRFRAESGIGALAARVNAGAGEAAVALLDDPAHEDIDWLDARPDGLHPACIAWAAARYGRYLREPDVVAALRAFELARVLAAVHRGPFGVAELNRAIAARLQAQGLIAGGEEYHGKPVMVTTNDYEVGLFNGDIGLLWRDPDGALRAYFPLADGQVRRVSVRQLPEHACAYALTVHKSQGSELDEVLLVLPYEPGPVVTRELIYTGITRARQRVTIQGHRAAFLAGCRKRVRRASGLAERLGWGIDVVADGLA, from the coding sequence ATGAGCGACGACCTGCGCCGCCTGCTGGAGACCGGCCGGCTCGCGCCGCTCGGCTACTACTTCGCCCGCTTCGTCGCCCGCGGCAGCGGTGTCGGCGAGGGCTCGCTGCTGGCGCTGAGTGCGGCCCTCGTGAGCCAGCGCAACCTGCAAGGGGATGTCTGCGTCGACCTCGCCGAGCAGGTCGGCCGGCCGCTGTTCGAAAACGAGATCGAGACCGAGATCGGGAACGACGCCGACGGCGCAGAGTCGGTCGCTATCCCGCTCGGCCCGGCGCTCGATTCCTGGCTCGCCGAGCTCGCGACCAGCCCCTGGGTCGGCGGTCCGGGCGCCGAGGCACCGCTGATCCTCGACGGGCATCGGCTCTATCTCGGCAAGTACTGGCACTTCGAACAGCAGGTCGCCGCGGCCCTGCTGGCGCGCCTCGAATGGGTTGCCGAACTCGACCGTGCACGCCTCACCGAGGGGCTCGCGCGGCTCTTCGACGACGCCCCGGCAGGCGAGATCGATTGGCAGCGGGTTGCCGCCGCCGTCGCCGTCGGGCGGCGCTTCGCCGTCATCTCGGGCGGGCCGGGCACCGGCAAGACGACGACCGTCGTCAAGGTCCTCGCGCTGCTGCTGGAGCAGGACCCGCACCAGCGCATCGCGCTGGCCGCGCCGACCGGCAAGGCCGCGGCGCGCCTGACCGAGGCGGTGCGCGGGCGCAAGGGCGGCCTGGCGCTCGACGCCGCCGTCCTCGCCCGCATCCCGGAGGAGGCGAGCACGATCCACCGGCTGCTCGGGTTCGGCCGCGACGGCGGCCCGCGTTACGGCCGAGAGAATCCGCTGCCGCTCGACTGCCTGGTCGTCGACGAGGCCTCGATGCTCGACCTGCCGCTGACCGCCCGGCTGCTCGCGGCACTGCCGGCCCATGCCCGCCTGATCCTGCTCGGCGACCGCGACCAACTCGCCTCGGTCGAGGCCGGCAACGTCCTCGGCGACATCACCGGACACGGCCAAGAGATCCGCTACGGGCCGGCGCAGGTCGAGGCCCTCGATGCGCTCGGCGCCGCGCCCGCCGGTCGGCTGCGCCAGGTATCCGCGCAGGACAGCGCGCCGCGACCAGTCGCCGATGCCGTCGGGCTGCTGCGAGTCAGCCACCGCTTCCGCGCCGAGAGTGGCATCGGTGCGCTCGCGGCCCGCGTCAACGCCGGGGCAGGGGAGGCGGCGGTGGCGCTGCTCGACGACCCCGCCCACGAGGACATCGACTGGCTCGATGCCCGCCCCGACGGCCTGCACCCGGCCTGCATCGCCTGGGCGGCCGCCCGCTACGGCCGCTACCTGCGCGAGCCCGACGTCGTCGCGGCGCTGCGCGCCTTCGAGTTGGCGCGGGTCCTCGCCGCCGTGCACCGCGGGCCATTCGGCGTCGCCGAGCTCAACCGGGCGATCGCTGCGCGCCTCCAGGCCCAGGGCCTCATCGCCGGCGGTGAGGAATACCACGGCAAGCCCGTCATGGTGACGACCAACGACTACGAGGTCGGCCTCTTCAACGGCGACATCGGCCTCCTCTGGCGCGACCCCGACGGCGCGCTGCGCGCCTACTTCCCACTCGCCGACGGCCAGGTCCGGCGCGTCTCGGTCCGCCAACTCCCCGAGCACGCCTGCGCCTATGCGCTCACCGTCCACAAGAGCCAGGGCTCCGAGCTCGACGAGGTCCTCCTCGTCCTGCCCTACGAACCGGGCCCGGTCGTCACCCGCGAGCTCATCTACACCGGCATCACCCGTGCCCGGCAGCGCGTCACCATCCAGGGGCATCGGGCGGCGTTTCTTGCCGGTTGTCGGAAAAGGGTGCGAAGGGCGTCGGGGTTGGCGGAGAGGTTGGGGTGGGGGATTGATGTTGTCGCCGATGGACTGGCATAG